The Melanotaenia boesemani isolate fMelBoe1 chromosome 8, fMelBoe1.pri, whole genome shotgun sequence DNA window TTTGTGAAGTTGTGGATAAAATGAACATTATCAGTAGCTCTAAGTTTCAAGCTGAGAGcatctttaatgtgttttaacatGTGTTATCTTTTTCTGCAGGCTCTGGGGGGGCTGGTGATTGCAGTGGTGATTAAATATGCGGACAACATCCTCAAAGGATTTGCCACCTCTCTGTCAATCATCTTTTCAACACTCATTTCATGTTTCCTCTTGAGGGACTTTAACCCCACAGGGTAATCTTCTGAACAAACTAACTTTAtatgattcttttttttaactaaattgtttttcattctctttctgcttcttctccAGGGTGTTTTTCTTTGGGGCAGTGCTGGTTATTGCTGCCACATTTCTTTACAGCTGCCCGGGCAAACCTGCTAGCGGCAGCAGCTCCATCAAAGTGTAGTCTCGGAGCTCTGGGAGCTGCACCACCTACCAGATGGAGCAGGACTCTACAAGCTGTGGCCAAGACTTTGCCTTGTTGaactctaaaaaacaaaaagatgcaaGAAATGAAGAGAGTACCACCGCTTCTTACTGCCAAATGACCACATCTGTGGTGCTGCTTTGCACAAAAGATGGaggcaaatattttttataagttcagtattttagctgtgtttttatatgaTATGGGAAATGGGAATGggattatattatatattatatttacaaaaaggGGTATCAACGGAGATGCCGACGTCAAAGAGAAAAGAACATATCTGCCATCTGGTGGTGGAATGAGGAGCAAACCTGCTGCAAAGAGGAGGGGTTTCCTCTATCCAGACACTGAAtgtcctttgttttatttatttttttttagatgaaataaatctaaaatgaaaggaaaatttCTGCTTTCACTTCGCTGCTCACAGTCTTATTATTTATACCCAAAACATTTGTTCTGCAGTTATATAAATGCATATTAAAGCTCTTTATAAATAAGTGCATTAAAGCATCtttcatgtttaaaagaaaagacagcCATGCCTTGATCTTCTCTTACATCAAAGTGtgtgtcattgtgtgtgtgcaccctGGCACTgatgcatgcacacatacagaGCCAGGCACACCCATGAATATCTATCTGTTTTCAGTTCCAGTTGCAGAGTGATCTGGAAAAACTATACCAGTCTCTATAGCAACAGATGGCTGACTGAGCCGAGGTGTTGCAGCGTATGTAGACACGCTGAATTAATGTGGCCTTTTTTAACCTCTGagtaatttaaaatggttgttaGGAGCGTTTTCATCCAGCAATGAGGCTGACATGAGCAGAACTGAAACTGTTGCACGCTGGGTTCAGCAGATATATGTTCACATTGTTGAGAGGATTTGGGAATTTGCCAcaatgagagtgtgtgtgtgtgtgacaagcTGGACAGACGGGAAGAAGAAGTGAGACCACATGGAAGGTGAGGCAGGAACCTGGAGAGAAAGCACAGATGGCACATGAGTCATGTGACTTTCATGTGGAGTGGCAGGCGAGGACCTGGACAGACTATAACCTAACAAAGAAGCAGCTCAGTTCCACACCAAGAAAACTTCcaagaaaacatttagattCCTTTTTTGCAGGAAGATGGTAGTGGCGAAGCTAGACTATTATATATGGGGTGACCAGAGGCTGGGCAAGACTTTGTCATCGGGGCCATAGGAAATAATTGTGTGAAATGAGAGAtaaaacatgagaaataaaacatctttacattaataatttagatcaccaaatggaaatatttacaagttaaaaaaaagctccagaaaaaggtaagttggttgttttggggtGCAGTATGTGGAGCTTGATGTGGTAGGTGGATTACTGGCTTTTCCACCTAGTAGTTCTGGTTTactggctggtggtggtggtagactggatccttgtaTTTGCCCACAGTGACTTGTGTGGCCAGCTCCACAATGGGAGCTGTTGGGCTGCTGACATTAGGGCTGGGATCTGTCTCGACCTAAGCTGTCTCCTTTCTATTTGCAAAAACCTTGTAAATATTCCTTAATGTACCCCTAAATACCATCACTGATAACTAAATGTGTCATGGCTTTTCCGACATTATCTCAAAACTATGCAAGcatataactagattagcactgctacgtagcttcatgctaacatcaggttattAGCCTTATataacattagtagttgtacttgCCCAGGGACAAAATCttttctagaaatgtgcagctaGATGCCAAAGAAGATTAATTaggaaactattttaaaatttacCACAGACTAGTGTAGTGACATTGGTGATCCATTTCTGGAAAGATGTTTCAGTCCTCCTTTCAGTAACCTTTCAGTCACAGAAGGTAGCATTTGGGGTGTCCAaacagatttcagaggtggccagtgccaccctgtCTAACATCTCTAGCTCTACACCTGGAAGATAGGCTTAACATCCTCTAAATGATTAGCCCCACATCCAGTCTAAAACTTGGTCTGAAAACAGCTCCAGCTATGATAAATGTGGCCTGATCATCACCCTCCTGTTTTAAATGGGTTGTATGGCTGTTTTCCAAGTCATTTACACCGCACTTATTGAAAGTATGTCTGTCAGGATTTATTTAATGCAGTAACAGAGCCAGCTCATCTCTCTAATGATTTGTCACCCATCTGAATACAACATCAGATGCACGACAGAGGTGTGTGTAGCTAAGACGCAGGTGCCTAAGTTTGGTGTATAAGCAAAAACTCCACTGAAAACCAAAGCAGATTCTTGCTTAATCACTTTTTTATGCAAAGTGGGTGCTCTTAATACAATCTGATGGATGTAGGAGTTTAATCTTAACCTATAAAGACTCATATAATATTATGTCTCTTTGTAAATTATTCGATATATCCTTCAATACTGGTACTGAGTGTGCTGAAGGCCTTTGTTGGCACATATGTGATTTAACCAGCCtgcagcatattttttttttttttgttttttttttgttttggctgaTTTTTTCAATCAAAATGTCTTCAGGTATCAAGTTATACAAAAaatgcttttcttagacttcttcaggacagtttttttcttttcttttaatagtcTTCTTCTTGCTCTCATGCAATAAAATCTACATAAGGATGCAGGATGCAGTTCTCATCGTTGGCTAATACCTCTGTGGTACTTTTAAAAAGTATGTTTCTTCTTTGCTAAAATGCAGGCAGAGCTCTTTATGCAGTCCAAAACTTAGTGGGCTTCAAACAAGCCTGGATGCCACTCCAGGTCCTTAACAGTAACTTTTGTAGGGTTATTTTTCTGACGTTGTGCTGTGTCAGATCAAAGATATCCACTTTGGCTTATCATAACGGTCCATGTGAAGAACTTGGAGATTAGGAGCCACAGCTTTAATGAGGTATTGTAACCTCATTGCCATCTTCTCCTATTACATCCCCCTTTTTTCATCTAAAGGGTAACACCTGTACTTCACTGCACTGATTTGGCCCCGTTATTTAGGAGGTATGACCACGAGTGGCGCCCCTCTCCGAGGCCTCCACATCAGCACTTGGGCATCATTAGCGTTGGGTCTTCCCAGTGCATTGGGTGGGATGGGCTCCTGGTAGTTGAGGATGTGTGGCTGTTCCTGGTAGGGACGACCCACCAATGAGGCTCGAGAGCCCAGAGGCATGTCCGGATCCACAGCAATGTCGACCCGCATCCGCCATCGAACTGTCTGCAACACAATACGCTCCtgaagaaggaaggaaagataagataagataagataagataagataagataagataagataagataagataagataagatacgataagataagataagataagataagataagataagataagataagataagataaggaGATCAGGTATGCTCAAGTGCTGAATTGATCATCCCTGAGTCTGTTTGTCCGTGACCTCGATGCCCTAAATCTCCTTCTAGAGGACAGCAGCTCCAACACCTGTCCTGGGTTTGAATTCAGAGTGCCCTGACACCACTTCATTGCTTACATCATTATGTCTTCAGCTGCTAATAAATGTGTGGTTAATGCACCCAGTAGAAGACAAAATGATCCCTTATCATTTCGTTTAATccaggattttatttaaaattttctgacTGCAGAACGTTCATGTAAATGGAACCAAACTGTATGATACACCTGTTATTAGCTTATTGAtcataaagaaaatgcatttttcacaACTGGGTTTTTATGGCCACTGCAGGAGCTGTATTGAGGAGAGATTGAGGAAATGATGAGGTCATTTGTAACTATACACCAGAAAGGAAAAGCACAGAAGGAGCTGATTACAACACAGATGGTCTGTTTGAAATATGGATGCGTAGTTTGAACTTTTGTTTGAACTTGAATAACACATGATTTGTtgatatgaaaataaaagaaactgaaagtTCTGTCAACAAATATGTAATCTGCTCTCTGTATTTTGTTCCCACCTTGGTGATGGAGTTCATGGCGACCAGCCAGGTGATGAAGCTCTGGTCCCTGGTGATGTGGGTCAGCATAGGTGTATTGCTGTTGCTGATGGGGACTGCCCAAGTCACGCTGGGGTAGAAGTTGTCATTCATGCTGACTGTCAGTCGAGATGGTTTGGATGTGGGGCCGGTTAGGGTGACTGTCTCTGTAGTGTTGCCATACCAGGGGTAGCTCACCCCATCGGAGTCGCTGATGGCTTTAACCCGACCCTCCCGCAGCTCTGGTAGCTCCCAGCTGGACCTGTGGAGGACAGAAAGGGAGATGAGTACAAACATCTACACACAGGTTTATCAAGTTAAAGTCTGATGGTGTCTTCTAATGCACTTACATGCCAACATCACCATAGGTATTGTAGAACTCCATCTGTGTACAAGCTTGGATCCAGCCCACCACCCAGGTTTCATTGCGGGGCACTGGAGGCATCACAACTCCTGCTGAAGCCCTGAAGTAGGGCGTCTTGTAACGGAGCACAATTGGTGAGTTCTCTTCAACGATTGTGGGACACTGGTCAATAGAGGCAGACACCTCATAAACCACAATGTTCTCCCGTCTGATGCGGGGCTTGCATGCGATGCTCTGAAGACAGCCCATAGTGCAGGCGACAAGCAAAATGAGCAAAGCCAGAGAAGAAGGGAGCAAGTGATACCTTGCCAGTATGCTCATCAGTCCCCTCAGGGTTCCACCCTTGCCTGAAGAGCAGATCTAATCTTTTAATTGCACATCATCAGTGATTGGCTGGGAAGTAACAGAAGAGAACATAGAGTACCACAGTCACCACGGATCAAGTGTACAAACGCCATCATATTTTAAGGGTGATATGGAGGTTTGACTGGAGGGGAGAGTATATCACAGATCTCTGCAGCCTCCTCCCCCCGGTCTGTCTGCTGACTGCCGCACTGCCCTTGGCGCTCGTCCCCAGAAACTGCAATTCGGCCTCTCCTGGGCTGCTGCCTCCTCTCCACCGAACGTCCGCAGGCTCCTCTGCTCCTTGTCGAGTCCGTGCGTCCGGCCGCACGTCGGTGCCCCTTGATCCTGCTGCTCTGCTCCCGGCTCTGCGCTGTCATGTCAAGCAGCGACAGGGCAGCCAGGTGCGTCAGAGGAGGAGGGCTGGATGCCTTTTGTTTGCCTGGCTTTCCCCCGTATGAGCCCTGTATTCACACGGCGCCCTCAAAAGACAAAATCGGGGTCTTCATCACTTTGACCTACATGAAAAGAAGCGTCATCAAACGGAACGAGAACGTGTGCTCACGTGAAGGAGAGTCGGCGGGGCTGGAACgagctgttttaatgttttccattcGCGAGGATGCATGAATGGTGCACCATGAATGGAGGCAGCGAGGCAGCATAAACGTGCATGAAGCATACCGTTAGCCTGCCGGTTAGCCGTCTCATCGTCGGGATATGTCTCCTCGAGCTACTGAGATTACCAGAGACCGGAGAGCATCCTCTTCTAGCGGCTAGTCGCCTTGTTCGTTTTTGAGGTGCTGATGCTGTAGAGGCAGGGGAGGGGCGTCACCCGACCTCTgcattgaaaaaaataacaagtgCATGTGGGCGTGGTTACTTGCCTACATCACTTCTATCCTGAATCCCATTGGTCGGTGAAGTCAATTGCGGAAGTGGTGTCGTTTGGCCCATCGACCGACTCTGACACGCAATCACCGGTCATCACGGCGCTTTGCTGTACCGTACCGGTGTTGGTTTATGTTCGGCCGTTTGTTTGCTAACGTGTCTCAGAGGGTGCCGATCTTGTTGAACCGGGTGTCGCTGATAATGAAGCCGCAGGTTGTGTTCGTTCTGGGCGGGCCTGGCGCCGGCAAAGGGACCCAGTGCTCCAAAATCGTGGAGGTAGGAGAGAAAGACAATGAAAACTGTCGACTTTGGGGGTCAGAATTGATCGTGCCATGGTGAGAATGGTGTTCCGTTAAATTCAGAGTGGCTGTGCCTTctgtttacattattattatgatgTAATTACCTAAATTAATTGACTTCCGGTTGTCCTCTAAAAATGAACCTGTATGTTAGCAAGCCAGCTAGCTAGGTAGCCACACAGAATAAACAGTTGTATGATTAGTAACAAGCAAAGACTAACTTTTAGGAGTTACAAAACACATCTTCAATGTGTTTTATCCTTCAGAAACCCTTTATCGTtattttctgattaaaaaaagcaggaaatgtGATTTACCTCCCTAAGTTATTCTGTACTAACACCTGAATGAATGAGTTAGATTGATATCTGTTGGTGAACTTGACCCACAACAAACCGATCCAACAGGATATCCCTTATCGACACGTCTTCATTGCTGTAGCCCTATCATTGATTTATCTATACAGCTGGAGTTATGTAAGAGTGAGACCAAGTTAGTGACTACCCATCACCTTTGAACAGTGATATCATGAAGAGAGATTGATTGATACAGTGGATATAAAATGTCCACACCGCTGTTATTCTGTTCCCACCTTAAATGTGACCTCTAAGCTGTACAAGTCTATTAAGAAGCAAATACATCTGGCAAGGGAAACgtataaaactaaaaaatactaaataagcTAATTGCAGTTTGGACGCCCTTAAACTTAGTGttgaatcacattttaatttaattccatCATTCAGTTCTTTTATAGCAGATATCTGAAAATTTTGGACCAAAAGTGAATCTGGTATTTGGAGCTGTTCAGAATTGGTTGTAGCTCAGAAAGAAGAGCAGTTGTCTGCCAACCAGAAAGTCGGTGGATCGATttcaggcttcccctgactacatgtTGAAGCGTCCTCACATTGCCCACCGATGTGTGTATCAGGGCTATAAATGTGTGATAGGAAAAAACACTTAGTTTATAACTATACAAGTGCTTTATGCGTGAATGGGTGAATTACATGTAATGTGACCCATTGTTACATTACAATGGGTGAATATAACATCTAGTGTTGAAACGCTTTGTTTTTCGTCCATTTACTGTGGGTATGCTGTTCTTTTCTGgatgaaaaatgttctttttttaaggacTATGTCTCAAAAGTTCAACCTTGGTCTTGAAACATTTTCTTGCATGCTTTTGAGAGGcttggtgtttgttttttttattgtttgtttgttttttcaccaTTTCTTTGTCAAGCTCTGACTTGCAACCCAACCCCATAGTCCAGACCACAGGACATTTTGTCACATGTAGGACACAACCAGAACAAATTTGTACATTGAATTGGTTGGGTTATAAGTCACATTAAATGTCGGCtaagttttaaatgatttgttgtggtttcaacttttttaatgtcataaaaatctattttttttatgtccagtagatagatagacagacagttCCTCATCTTGTTTTGCCATTAAGTCACTGAACTGGCTTTTGCTTTAGAACAAGGCTAATTCTGAGCACAGCAAATATTTGAATTGGCAAATATGTTGTGTATCAAGTGACCTTTTCCCTCCCTCATAGTGTATTTGTTCACTGGGGATAGTCAGAAACTGATGTTCACTAAGTAATCCATCAGTTTGAAAAGCCTGAAATCTGCGGCTGGATGTTGTTTTGGTATTTTCCTGACAGtcgtttttttctttctttctttctttctttctttctttttctctctcttccttccttccttccttatacatatacagtatataattTAAAGTGTGTGTCTCTTTGGTACAGAGAAGTTTTTTGCAGACGTTACTGGGTGTTTGCTATCATTCCTCAAGTGCGGTGGATAGATCATAGAGGCTCCTTTCATTCTGAACACAAGGGTCAGCTTTTTCCTGGTCTGAGGGGAAGgatttatttgtgtatataAAGCTTTTTACTAACTAGACAAGTTCACTGTTAatataaaatgtgcaaatttgtggaaaaataaaacctaCACGTTTTTATCACCAGAAATTCCCTTGATGATTGTCTTTATTTGGGATGCTTTTAGAACACATGATCAATGTATCAAAGGaaaaatatgtattattttcatgtgtgtgtgtgtgtgtgtgtgtgtgtgtgtgtttctcagaGCTACAACTACACTCATCTGTCAGCCGGGGATTTGCTCAGGGCAGAGCGAGCTAGAGAAGGTTCGGAGTTCGGACAGCTCATCTCTAACTACATCAAGGAAGGAAAAATCGTCCCTGTGGAGATTACCATCAACCTACTCAGGAAGGTGTGTATCAGATGCTGGCTGGATATCCAGACTGCTGGAAAATCCTGATGTGTTTGCCACATGCCAGAACAAAATCTCTTCTCAGGTCCAGCTACAAGACATGAGCACCGTTCCCACTATCGAGTCTGGCTTGGTACGGTACGGGTGGACACACtattttgtgtttccacaggcaaaatCTGTAAAAGATGCCAGAATATCTGATCTGAGCTTtcctacttttttgggacccCTCCGTTGGGGTTCCACAATCTTACCAATCCAACCCTAACGAGTGgagcttcttcttctgcagtttaTTGGCTGTTGGCAAACAACGCTTAGTGTGCATTTCCACCCCTACAGGTAAGGAGTGTGGGACAGGACAGACAACAAGTGGAGCTTGACCCACTGCAAACTGTTGATTGGTCAAAAGAATTGTCACTTCCTGTGCAATTTGAGAATAAGAACGAAGCAGGAACAGCTCTATTTTTAAC harbors:
- the fam78ba gene encoding protein FAM78B, with amino-acid sequence MSILARYHLLPSSLALLILLVACTMGCLQSIACKPRIRRENIVVYEVSASIDQCPTIVEENSPIVLRYKTPYFRASAGVVMPPVPRNETWVVGWIQACTQMEFYNTYGDVGMSSWELPELREGRVKAISDSDGVSYPWYGNTTETVTLTGPTSKPSRLTVSMNDNFYPSVTWAVPISNSNTPMLTHITRDQSFITWLVAMNSITKERIVLQTVRWRMRVDIAVDPDMPLGSRASLVGRPYQEQPHILNYQEPIPPNALGRPNANDAQVLMWRPRRGAPLVVIPPK